The stretch of DNA ATGACTTTCAGTCAAAAGAAAGTAAAAAGGTTTTTGAGTTTCCAAAATTTACAATATTAAAAAATGTAAGCTGGTATACCGACAGCAACTCTTTAATTTGGCCTTCTGATTCAGGTTTAACAACTTTAGAGTTAGATACTGGACTAATAACGTATTTAAATATCACTAACGGCGAGCCAATTAACAATTTATCACCCATCAATAAAACACAAGCCCTTACCGTTAGTAGACCCGAGTCAAAAAGTAGTATTTCTATTTATGATATGGCGCTAAACCTTATTGAAGACAGAAAGTTTCAAGCAGATGGACAAAGCTTTTTCCCGAGATTTTTTAATGATCAGCTTATGTTTGTCTCTAACCGAAGCGGAGCATATCAATATTGGTTAGCGGGTGATGAGTTATCACAAATAAGCTCCTATGATAAGGAATACAGTAAGATCATTTATCCGCCTAGAATTGCCAATGACGGTAGCTTTTACTTATTACAGGCAGAATATGAACTATACCTTGTTGAAGCAGGGACGGGCGTAAAAAGAAAAATTGAATATAAAGATGAACATTTTATAAACAGCTCTGCGATTGGCCCTGATAAAAGAAAAATCTATACGGTAATTTCAGTTAATGAAAAGACGCAGATTTGGGAATACGACTTAATCTCAAATAATATCAAGATGCTCATACCCGCCAATGCAACACATATGTTAAACGATCCTAGTGGCAACGTTTATTATACAACCGGGAGTAGACTTGTTGGACTGACTAACTCGGTAGACATAGAAATAAAAGCCAACATTAATATTTATCACTCGCTAATGAGCTTAAGTAATCGCTACTTTTATGTTTATGATAGAAAAAATACTCAGTTAGTGAGAACCGAGTTAACAACGGGTGAAACGACGTATATCGATATGCCGCATAAAATAGTAGGTTTTGCCGTTAATAAAGATGACACGCAGATAGCAATAACAACGGCATCACAAACAGATACACAAATAAACCGAACAAGCTGGAAATAATAAAAACTAAATGGATAGAATATGAAAACTAAATTAGCACTTACTATAGCCTCAGCAATGGTTTTAGTTGCTTGCGGTAAGGTAGACATTGCCACATCGGACAGTAAAAATGCTGACGATCTTGTTAAAAAAATGAAACAAGAAGTGCAACAAGAGCTAAAGCAAGCCGAAGCACCGAAGGGTTTTGAACTGCCTTATGAGTCATTTACGTTGGACAACGGCTTAAAAGTCATTCTCCACCAAGACAAATCAGATCCTATCGTTGCTATTTCTACCATAGTTCATGTTGGCTCTAGCCGCGAAAAACCCGGCCGAACAGGCTTTGCCCACTTTTTTGAACATATGTCATTTAATGACTCTGAGAATGTGCCAAAAGGCGCGAACCGAAAAATGATCCCTGAGTTAGGTGGGTCACGAAACGGCGGTACTTGGAGTGACGGTACTATCTATTACGAAGTAGTACCAAAAGATGCCTTTGATAAGTTGCTTTGGATAGATTCAGACCGCCTTGGTTACATGATCAATACGGTTGATAAAGGCACACTAGAGCGTGAAAAGCAGGTTGTTAAAAACGAAAAACGTCAGCGCGTGGATAACCGCCCTTATGGTCACGTTGGTCATGTTGTTAAAAAAGCATTGTATCCAAAAGATCACCCATACAACTGGACGGTCATTGGTGACTTAGAAGACCTGCAAGCTGCAACGCTAGCTGATGTGCGCGAATTTTATGACCAATTTTATGTACCGTCTAATGCCACCATGGTGATTGCCGGTGATATTGAAATTGAAGAAACAAAAGCAAAAGTTAAACAGTGGTTTGGGGAAATTAAAGCCGGTAAGCCAGTAGGAAAAATGACACCACAGCCGGTGACATTAACAGAAACTAAAAAGCTTTATCACTTAGACAACTTCGCAAAAATCCCAGAAATTCGTTTAACCTTTCCTACGGTAGAGAGCTACCACAAAGACGCTTATGCGCTAGATGCATTAGGTGAAATTTTGTCATCAGGCAAACAAGCCCCTTTATATAAAACCATTGTTGAAGAGAAAAAATTAGCGCCAGGGGTTTATGCGTGGAACAGCTCAGAGGAAATTGCCGGCACATTTACCCTGTTGGTTCGTGGCAATGCAGGCACCAAACTCGACACTATTTATCAAGCAATTGAAGAAGCACTGGATGACTTTGAAAAAAATGGCTTTAGCGAAGCCCAGTTAACAAAGATAAAAGCGGAGCAGGAAACTTCATTTTTCTATGAAATTGAAAGTGTTTTAGATAAAGCGCAAAAACTTGGTCAGTATAATGAGTTTGCAGGCTCACCTGAGTTTATTAAACAGGACATTAAAAACATAACGGCAGTCACCGTAGATGATGTAAAGCGAGTATTCAAAAAATACATTAAAAACAAACCAAGTGTTATTACAAGCTTCGTTCCAAAAGATCAAAAAGAGCTCATTGTATCGGGCTCAGTAAAAGCCAATGTAGTTGAAGAAGTGATTGAGCAAGGTAAAGAACAACAGTTTGTTGAGAATGACGCCATTAAGTTTGAGAAAACACCAAGCAAATTTGACCGCAGCGAACCCGCACTTACTGAACTTCCAACGCTAACAACCCCAGATGTTTGGCAAACCACGCAAAGCAATGGTCTAAAAGTTTATGGTATTAAACAAAGTGAATTGCCAATTGTTAACTTTAACTTGGTGATTGAAGGTGGTCAGCAACTAGACTACGGAAATAAACTCGGCACAGCATCGCTGATGGCTGCGTTAATGAACGAAGGTACACAAAATAAAACGCCGCAAGAATTAGAAGAAGCCATTGGTCTTTTAGGCGCTAGCTTAAGAGTATCAAGTGACTTGGAAAGCGTGACTATCTCTGGCAGTTCATTGGCGAAAAACTTTGAGGCAACAATTGCGTTGCTGTCTGAGGTATTGATGTCGCCACGTTGGCAAGAAAGCGAATTTGACCGTTTAAAATCAACTCGCTTAACTCGCATTAATCAGGGCAAAGGTGACGCTAGCACCATCGCGAGAAACGCGTTTTACAAAACCCTATATACAGAATTTCATGTGGCGGGCAGCCCGGTTGGCGGCACGGAACAAACGGTGAGCAATATTTCACTGGACGATGTGAAGCAATATTACCAACAGAATTTGTCACCAAAAATGGCTACGTTTAATGTGGTGGGTGACGTGTCTGAGAAGCAAGTCACTAAAGCGTTAGCTAAGTTAAGCAACTGGCAAGGTGAAGCGGTAGAGTTACCTCAGCAACCAAAGGTATCTCAGCGTAAAAAACCAACCTTGTATTTCATTGACGTTCCAGGAGCAAAACAGTCTGTCATTATGGCGGGCAAACCTGTAGTCAGTGGCGACGACATCGATTTTTATCCGATTGAAGTTGCAAACAATCGCTTAGGCGGTGGCATGAGTGCAAGGCTGGCACAAACCCTGCGAATTCAAAAAGGGTATACCTACGGTGCTTACTCTTATATTCGTGGTGCAGGCTATCAATCTCCGTTTATCGCATCTTCGCAAGTGCGTACCAATGTTACTTTGGAGTCGCTACAGATATTCAAAGATTTAATTGGTAATTACAAAGAGACGTATAAAGAAGATGATTTAGCAGTGACTCAAAATATGATCATAAAAGGTAACTCACGTAAGTTTGAAACCTTGAATCAATTGTTGGGTATGTTAACTCAAATGAGCCGCTTTGACCGCGACGCTAATTTTGTTGAACAGCAGCAAGATTACGTTAAGTCACTAGAGTTAAAAACCGTTCATGACGTAATAGAAAAGCACTTTAACGAACAACAAATGATTTATGTTGTTGTAGGAGATGCAGAAACTCAGTTAGCTAGAATGAAAGAGTTTGGTTACGGAGAGCCGGTAATATTGGATATTGAAGGCAATCCGGCCATTTAAATATAGACTGACTAGGTTAAAAGCTTGTTTTAACCTAGTCAGATAAATAAAAGCCACTAGTGTTGTAGCGGCTTTCTTAATTAGCTTTAAAGTTTCTTTCCAGGCTTCTCATTTGAGAAAGCGATTAGGCCCCACTCCATGTGTACCTGGCTATTTTTATACTCTACGTTTAAATACTTTTTTATCCCATTTAATATCATTTCAGGCGTTGCTTTGGTCAGACTGAAAAGTAGTCTACAAAACTCCACCATTTCATCCGTTGATTCAAATTTCCAAGTGTATTTAAGCCTTTTAACTTGAACAGACTGAAACCCTGCAAGTTGTAAACCTTGTTTAGTAGCTTTACTAAAATAAATGCCCTCATGGCCTGTTTCTGTATATTTGTCCACAATGTCATCAAGAAACAATGCAACATTGCTACCTTCTTCTACATCAGCAATACAAAACCTGCCATCTGGCTTTAGAATTCGTCGCATTTCTGAAAGAATTTGCGTCTTTTTTTCCACGTGATGCAACCCAGCAATAGACACAATTGCGTCTGCTGTATTGTCTTTAAGAGGCAAAGTATCGTCACTATAGTGATAAACATTTAAGTTATTTAGTTTACAAAACGAAACAAACTGTTGAGAGGACTCAAGGCAAATCAATTCGATACGGCTGTCGATATAATCACGCAAGTAACCGCCGCCAGCTGGCATATCAACTAGAGTATCGTTTGGGTTGAGATCACATAGGTTAAGCGGCAATTGAAACTCTAAATCTCTAGCGTTAGGAAATCGGCGCATGGCTTCGTTGTACATTGCGCCTCGCAGATCAAAAATATCGCTATAGTTCATAAAGCTTGTCTCTTGATAAGATCCTAAAGCGTTCTGAATGTGGTTTAACCATGCTAATGAGTTTATGCTCTGTGGCACTTGCTTTGTTGACATGGGTACAAAATATAATCGACTCAAACCTTGCCAATGGCAAACCCATTAATTCAACTTCTTTGTGGGTCATTAGAGCAATTGAACCGTGTGAATCTTTCTGAAGAGTGAGCGTCTTTAACGCAACAAACCCATTGATAAACGGTTTACATGCTTTTTTGTTATTTATATAAATACCAAGTTGGGAAGATACTGAGTCCGCCTTATATTTTTCAGCTATTGATAAAAACTCAGTAATGTCAGTTTCATCTGGCTTTGTGGGCAAAATGAACAAATGAATTGGCATTCCAATTTTTTGCTTTAATAAGGATAGTAAGATTGTCTGGTATGTTTCTGGCTTTATAGTGGCGCCTATTTGCGGTTGGGCGTTAATTTCACAAATAATTGCATCGTTCTGTAACCAAGACGACTTTATGTCTTGAGTGATGAGATCTATACCCGCTAAATCTAAGTTGACCACTCTTGCCGCTTTAATAGCCAGCGCTATATTATCGGGGTGGACATCTTTAATTTTTACTTCTTTAACGGTTCCCCCAGTAGACATATTATTTTTACGTCTAAGAGCAATGTATTGACCCTTTTCAGGAATAGACTCGGGTTTAATGGATTGCGCGGTTAAAAGCTCTAAAGCCTCACTATCAAGAGAGATTAATGGCTTTTGGGTTTGTTTAAACACTTCTTTTGCATAAGGCGATTGCAGGTCAATCTCTAATAGTTGACGTACACTGTGTGTACCATCACCGGTCACTCCTGCCGCGGTTCGTTGTACTATCTTTATTACTTGATTATTCAATACTGTAAGTCGGTAATCATCGCCCTTTACATGCTTTTCTAAAAGTACCTGTTTAGAAAGTTTTGATGCTGCTTTAAATGCACTTTTAACCTGTTTAAATGTTGTTAAATATGCAAATACACCCTGACCTTGATCTAGATTGTCGGGTTTTATAACTAAGGGATAACCCATTTTTTCTATGAGGTCGGGGAGCTGTTTTTCGTTTCTTATGAATACATGTTCAGAACCCGGTAATCCACTTTTTTGGAGCAACAATGCGGTTGAGGCCTTACTCTTTGACAGTTTTGAACCAATGACACTGGTATTCTCAGTAAAGCTACTGTCCATTAAAATACTATTTACACCTGTACCAAAACTAAATGTGTTTTGGGCGATATGAGAAACATGGATACCGAGTTCAGTGGCAGCATGAATAAACCAATAGGTATTCATTCCAGCAAGTTGCACTTTGTTTAGTTGCGTTCTTAATTTATCAAGATGAACGGTTGCTTCTGCAAAATAGGCTTTTATCTCGGTTTGAGTGCAGTCTTTAAGCACGTCAATATTCTCTAAGCTGTAATTCACCACATGAATAATACAAGTCAAAATATCTCGAGTAACTTCAGGTATGGAGTAAGGTATGACGATGAATAGTTTAGTTGTTTTTGTGTCGTCTTGTTGACGGAGCTTTCTTATAAAGTGCTTTTCAAACGTAGGTATTTTATGCTGTTGCTGAATTCTAGATTGCCAAACCAAAATATGTTTTATTATTAGCTCTGCCTGGTTAGCTTCATCAACATCAACATCAACATCAACATCAACATCAACATCAGTCCACATCTGAACTATTCTTTTTAAAACACTAAGGTTTGAGTTTTCTGATAGTTGGACGTTTATAACACCAGACATAGATGGCTGATTAAGCCCATAAGACATGCCATCTAGCACAATCCATTGTGGTTCAAGGGAGATCATTATGTGTCTAATCCATATATACAGCGAGAATGGTAATATGCTAGGAAATTAAAAAGAAATCAATAAAAACCCCTTCGTACAGAACTGAAGGGGTTTTATAACTACAAAGTTAGGGTGGTTACTTAGTTTTTATTAACTTTCGCGCTACTAGGCCAAATAAACCAAGAGTAAATAATGCATAACTGCTTGGTTCTGGCACGCTGGTTACATTGCTCGTAACAATATTAGAAACCGAAATACTTCCACGAGTAACTTCTAAAAAGCCAAATGTAGTATCGGAAGAGTTAATCCAGTTCGGCGCTGCATATTCGTAAGCATCAACTGATGTATTATACGCAAAGGCAATATAGCCGGTCTCACCTTCTAGCCAATTAGAAAATTTAGATGAATCTTCCTCTATGGTGCCATCTTCATAGGTTCGTGTACTATCCCATTCGCCGTATAATTTTCCCCCATAATTATAGTTTGCATTACTGCCGTCAAACCAACTGGCGTCAATGGTAGTACCTTGATTCAAATTACTTACACAATCTTCACCAGAGAAGTCTTCGCCTGAAAATACTCTTGAACAGGGGGACGTACTAAAAATTAATTGAGAATTGTTACTGTAGACGTCACCGTATAATGAAGTAGCATTAGTCACGTAAGAATTATTGGGGTCAGTGTTAATATTAGAGAAGATTGAATATGAATCATATATCCAAAACCCTACTTGATCTAGGGTAATAGCTCTAGAATCTTCACCATCTTCACCAAAGTAGTCTTCACCACTTTCGAAAAGTGTTACTTCCTTAGTCAAAATGTTTACAAAAGCTGTTTGTCTAAACCACTGGTTAACATAAGAATAAGTCCCATCACTACTTTGGTATTCATAGTTGCTAGGAGTGGGATCTAACATTGCGTCAACCGTAATATCTTGGCTGCTGATTACCTCAAAGCCGCTATCGTCGCCTGCAATAATTGATGCCTGAGCTGGGTTTACTAGACTCATTCCAAGGGTAAGTCCGATGGCTCCCATCGAAATTGGTGAAATTTGTTTGTTTACTGACATGGTTAGTCCTTAACTTTTTGTGTTTTTTTTGTTCAAGCAAAGTGTGGGCCAAAAAAGCAAAGTGCAAAAATTGATATATAAAACAAATGGTTGTGGTGTTTTCTTTGGTGAAAGGCAGTGGCTTTGTAAAAAAAATGGACAGTTCAATCAAAAGCCCGTGAAGTTATGCTTTACGGGCTTTACGGGCTTTACGGGCTTTACGGGCTTTACGGGCTTTACGGTTTTGGATCTATATCGCTGTCGCCTTCTTCCTCAACACCACTTGTAATCGCTTCTGTTTCATTTTCTTCGCGCTTTACAAATCCAGCTTGTTCTTCAATGCTAATTTGAGACGATGCGATGTAGTCTCGAGACTTTTTATTTACATCTAGAATCTGCATTGTGTTATCTAAATCTTTTGAGTTTCTTACCGAGGCAATAACTTCTCGATTAATTAAGAATGATTTAATTTCACCAACGATTTCTTC from Psychrosphaera aestuarii encodes:
- a CDS encoding M16 family metallopeptidase, encoding MKTKLALTIASAMVLVACGKVDIATSDSKNADDLVKKMKQEVQQELKQAEAPKGFELPYESFTLDNGLKVILHQDKSDPIVAISTIVHVGSSREKPGRTGFAHFFEHMSFNDSENVPKGANRKMIPELGGSRNGGTWSDGTIYYEVVPKDAFDKLLWIDSDRLGYMINTVDKGTLEREKQVVKNEKRQRVDNRPYGHVGHVVKKALYPKDHPYNWTVIGDLEDLQAATLADVREFYDQFYVPSNATMVIAGDIEIEETKAKVKQWFGEIKAGKPVGKMTPQPVTLTETKKLYHLDNFAKIPEIRLTFPTVESYHKDAYALDALGEILSSGKQAPLYKTIVEEKKLAPGVYAWNSSEEIAGTFTLLVRGNAGTKLDTIYQAIEEALDDFEKNGFSEAQLTKIKAEQETSFFYEIESVLDKAQKLGQYNEFAGSPEFIKQDIKNITAVTVDDVKRVFKKYIKNKPSVITSFVPKDQKELIVSGSVKANVVEEVIEQGKEQQFVENDAIKFEKTPSKFDRSEPALTELPTLTTPDVWQTTQSNGLKVYGIKQSELPIVNFNLVIEGGQQLDYGNKLGTASLMAALMNEGTQNKTPQELEEAIGLLGASLRVSSDLESVTISGSSLAKNFEATIALLSEVLMSPRWQESEFDRLKSTRLTRINQGKGDASTIARNAFYKTLYTEFHVAGSPVGGTEQTVSNISLDDVKQYYQQNLSPKMATFNVVGDVSEKQVTKALAKLSNWQGEAVELPQQPKVSQRKKPTLYFIDVPGAKQSVIMAGKPVVSGDDIDFYPIEVANNRLGGGMSARLAQTLRIQKGYTYGAYSYIRGAGYQSPFIASSQVRTNVTLESLQIFKDLIGNYKETYKEDDLAVTQNMIIKGNSRKFETLNQLLGMLTQMSRFDRDANFVEQQQDYVKSLELKTVHDVIEKHFNEQQMIYVVVGDAETQLARMKEFGYGEPVILDIEGNPAI
- a CDS encoding class I SAM-dependent methyltransferase; amino-acid sequence: MNYSDIFDLRGAMYNEAMRRFPNARDLEFQLPLNLCDLNPNDTLVDMPAGGGYLRDYIDSRIELICLESSQQFVSFCKLNNLNVYHYSDDTLPLKDNTADAIVSIAGLHHVEKKTQILSEMRRILKPDGRFCIADVEEGSNVALFLDDIVDKYTETGHEGIYFSKATKQGLQLAGFQSVQVKRLKYTWKFESTDEMVEFCRLLFSLTKATPEMILNGIKKYLNVEYKNSQVHMEWGLIAFSNEKPGKKL
- a CDS encoding PEP-CTERM sorting domain-containing protein, encoding MSVNKQISPISMGAIGLTLGMSLVNPAQASIIAGDDSGFEVISSQDITVDAMLDPTPSNYEYQSSDGTYSYVNQWFRQTAFVNILTKEVTLFESGEDYFGEDGEDSRAITLDQVGFWIYDSYSIFSNINTDPNNSYVTNATSLYGDVYSNNSQLIFSTSPCSRVFSGEDFSGEDCVSNLNQGTTIDASWFDGSNANYNYGGKLYGEWDSTRTYEDGTIEEDSSKFSNWLEGETGYIAFAYNTSVDAYEYAAPNWINSSDTTFGFLEVTRGSISVSNIVTSNVTSVPEPSSYALFTLGLFGLVARKLIKTK